From the Candidatus Methylomirabilota bacterium genome, the window AAGTCCTACGACACCGAATGGGCCACCGCGCTGGGAATCCGGCACCTCGCGCCGGAGGGGGTCGTCGTCGACTTCCAGAACGGGGTCAACGACGAGCGGGTGGCCGCCATCGCCGGCCGCCACCGGACGCTGGGCTGCGTGATCACCATCGGGGCCGGCATGTACGAGCCGGGGCACGCGATGCGCACCGACACGAGCAAGATCGGGTTCAAGCTCGGCGAGCTGGACGGCTCGGACTCCGAGCGGGCGCGCCGGCTGGCCGCCCTCATGAACGACGTGGCGCCGGCCAAGGTGACCACTAACCTCTGGGGTGAGCGCTGGTCGAAGCTCGCCGTCAACTGCATGGCCAACCCGCTGGCGGGTCTCAGCGGCCTGGGCTCGGCCGCGATCCGGAGCGAACCGGAGCCATGCCGCATCGCCATCGAGATCGCCGCCGAGGTGATCCAGGTCGGCCGCGCCCGCGGCTACGAGGTCGAGCCGATCTTCGGGATCGAAGCCCAGCGGTTCGTCGATGCCGCCGCCGGCCGCGGCCGCGCCGACGTGATGGCGGACATGGCCGCCGGGGCGAAGCTCCTGGGGGGCGGCCGGCCCTCGCTCCTGCAGGACGTCATGCGGGGCCGGCGGACGGAGATCGACTACCTCAACGGGTACGTCGTCGAGCAGGGGAGGCTGGGCGGCGTCAAGACGCCGTTCAACGAAGCAGTGGTCCGGCGCTTCCGCGAGCTCGGCGTCGGGTTCAAGTCCGATCCCAAGCACCTGGAGCCGCTCGTGCTCATGCTGCCGAAGTGAGCCCCCCGGTGGATCGCGCCCTGACCGTCGCGAGCCTTCGCGCCACCCCGGCGCTCGTCCGGGGTCTCTGCGCCGACTGCCCGCCGGGGGAGGAGTGGACGCCGCCCAAGCCCGGCGAGTGGTCGATCGCGGAGGTCGTCCGGCACCTGGTCGAAGCCGAGCGCGACACCTTCCTGCCCCGACTGCGCCGCATGGTCGCCGAGGTGCGGCCCGCTTTCGAAACCAGACGTCCCGCCACGGGCGACCGGGCCGACCTCGACACGCTGCTCGCCGCCCTGGAGGGCGCACGCCGCCAGAGCGTGGCCATCCTCGCCGCGCTCGACCCCGCCGGCTGGCTCCGCGAGGGCGTGAGCCCGAGCCGCGGTCCCCTGACCATCGAGGCCTACGCGGGCACCATGGCCGACCACGACACCGAGCACCTCGGCCAGATCCACGACGTGCGCACCGGGCTCGGGCTCCGGCCCAAGCGCTGCGAGGCGCGGGTGGCCCTGGACGTCGGCGACGTCGTCCAGGAATTGCGCACGACCCCGGCGCGCATCGCCGCCGTCACCCACGGTCTGAGCGTCCAGGCGCTCAAGCGTCGGGGGCGGGAAGGCGAGTGGTCGATCAAGGAGGTGATGGCTCATCTCCTCCACGTGGAGCGGGAGCTGTTCCTGCCCCGGCTCCGGCGCCTCGCCGAGGAGGAGCGTCCCCAGTTCCCCTCGTTCAGCCCGGAGGCGTGGGCCGCGTCGCGCGATCACCGCCAGGGGCGCTTCGAGGCCGATCTGGAAGCGTTCGCGGCGGCCCGCCGCGAGACGATCTCCTTCCTAGATTCGCTGCCGGCCGCCGCCTTCGGGCGGATCGGGTTCTCGGCGTACTTCGGTCCGGTGACGATCGCCCAGTACGCCACCCACGTCGCGGATCACGATCTGGAGCACCTGGCCCAGATGGAGGCCTGCAAAGCGCCGTGAGCGCGCCGGCCAGCGGTCACCTGCTCCTCGAGCGGGACGGGCGCGTGGCCACCCTCACCTTCAACCGTCCCCAGGCCCGCAACGCCATGACCTTCGAGATGTACGAGGAGCTCCACGACATCTGCGAGCGCCTGGACAAGGACCAGGCCATCCGCGTGCTGGTTCTCAGAGGCGCCGGCGACAAGGCCTTCGTCAGCGGGACCGACATCCGTCAGTTCCTCACCTTCAAGACGCGGGAGGACGCGCTCGAGTACGAGGGGCGCATCACTCGCGTGCTGGGTCGCCTGCACGGCATGACCAAGCCCACGATCGCGATGGTGCAGGGCGACGCCGTAGGCGGCGGGCTCTTCATGTCGCTGGCCTGCGATCTCCGGCTGGCCGCCGAGCACGCGCGCTTCGGCGCTCCGGTGGCCCGCACGCTGGGCAACTGCACCGCGCCGCTGGCCTTCTCGCTGCTGGCCGCGACGATCGGGCCGGTCCGCGCCCGCAACCTCCTGCTGACCGCGCGGCTGGCCGACGCGGCCGAGGCCAAGGCGATCGGGCTGGTCGACGAGGTCCACCCGGCCGCGGCGCTCCCGGCGCGGGTGCGGGAGCTGGCCGTGCACCTGGCGGAGCTGGCGCCGCTCACGCTGGCCGCCGTCAAGGAGGCCACGCGCCGGGTGACGGCGTCGGCCTCCCTGCGAGATGCCGAGGACATCATTCTCTCCTGCTACCTCAGCCAGGATTTCCAGGAGGGCGTCCGCGCCTTTCTCGCCAAGCGCAAGCCCGACTGGCAAGGCCGCTGACGGGGCCACTGTGTATCGCTCCAGATACGGTTGACAGAGCCGACCGAGTTCGCTTAGGGTCGCCGAAGGTAACCAGCACGCGCAGCGCACGCCCGTACGCACTCGTGCGGAGGGCCGATGGCTCTCGCTCGCAGACAGCGTCGCGGTTTTTGGTTCGGTGCCTTCCTTACTGTCAGCCTCCTGGGCTTACTTGCCTGCGCCTCGGCGTCTGCGCAGACTTCCACGCCCGCGTTGGACCGGGCGCGCCAGCAGCCGATTCTCGAGGGCGACAGCGCTGCGGGCATTCGACTCGGCGACGGCGAGGACGCGGTCGCCACCACCCTTGGCGGCCCGCCGCAACGCACGGAGAGCGTGGGCCCGGGGTCACGACGTGTGCTGGTATACGTCTCAGCGGATCCGTCGAACGAGTGGAGCGTCACGATCCGCGTGCTCCTGGGAGGAGACCAGCCAAAGGTTCAGGCAGTCGGTCTGTTCATCTCCAGGCGTGACACAGCGACGAATCCGTATTCGGGTCGCACCGGCAAGGGCTACGAACCGGGGCAGCCCGCGGATTGGGCGCAGGCCGTCTATGGTTTTCCCGACAGGATCATTACCGGCGCGGGCGACCTGCCCGACCTGTGGTGGTATCGGGAAGCTGGCCTCGTCATCGCTCCAGGTCTTCGCCGCCCGGGTGCCGGTCACGTCTGAGACGACGAGTCTGCGGGCGATCGCGACGGCCGCGAGCGGTGCGACCGCTACCCACGCCCTGGCCCTCGCCGTGGCGCCGACATCGACTCCGCTGTTCGTGCTCCACGCCAACCCGTCAAGCGGCGTCGCCCCACTGACGGTGAATTTCTCAGTCGCCGCCGGC encodes:
- a CDS encoding enoyl-CoA hydratase/isomerase family protein; this translates as MSAPASGHLLLERDGRVATLTFNRPQARNAMTFEMYEELHDICERLDKDQAIRVLVLRGAGDKAFVSGTDIRQFLTFKTREDALEYEGRITRVLGRLHGMTKPTIAMVQGDAVGGGLFMSLACDLRLAAEHARFGAPVARTLGNCTAPLAFSLLAATIGPVRARNLLLTARLADAAEAKAIGLVDEVHPAAALPARVRELAVHLAELAPLTLAAVKEATRRVTASASLRDAEDIILSCYLSQDFQEGVRAFLAKRKPDWQGR
- a CDS encoding 2-dehydropantoate 2-reductase — its product is MRIAIVGAGAIGCVVGGLLTRAGRDVTLIDQWPEHVETMKRKGLRLSGTCGQQVIPVKALHVHEAQALAEPFDAVFVAVKSYDTEWATALGIRHLAPEGVVVDFQNGVNDERVAAIAGRHRTLGCVITIGAGMYEPGHAMRTDTSKIGFKLGELDGSDSERARRLAALMNDVAPAKVTTNLWGERWSKLAVNCMANPLAGLSGLGSAAIRSEPEPCRIAIEIAAEVIQVGRARGYEVEPIFGIEAQRFVDAAAGRGRADVMADMAAGAKLLGGGRPSLLQDVMRGRRTEIDYLNGYVVEQGRLGGVKTPFNEAVVRRFRELGVGFKSDPKHLEPLVLMLPK
- a CDS encoding DinB family protein codes for the protein MDRALTVASLRATPALVRGLCADCPPGEEWTPPKPGEWSIAEVVRHLVEAERDTFLPRLRRMVAEVRPAFETRRPATGDRADLDTLLAALEGARRQSVAILAALDPAGWLREGVSPSRGPLTIEAYAGTMADHDTEHLGQIHDVRTGLGLRPKRCEARVALDVGDVVQELRTTPARIAAVTHGLSVQALKRRGREGEWSIKEVMAHLLHVERELFLPRLRRLAEEERPQFPSFSPEAWAASRDHRQGRFEADLEAFAAARRETISFLDSLPAAAFGRIGFSAYFGPVTIAQYATHVADHDLEHLAQMEACKAP